The following coding sequences lie in one Spodoptera frugiperda isolate SF20-4 chromosome 24, AGI-APGP_CSIRO_Sfru_2.0, whole genome shotgun sequence genomic window:
- the LOC118278680 gene encoding nucleolar protein dao-5-like: MSVTSRSSSISSNKRRIDEIDDTIEYLTNEIHKCDNFALKSDFESSLLALKLRREKVKALAAAARTQVLLADMEVLIAESDLLSDVERLKKYKRIKLDGGKDEPQSSQQESRKRTMKSTSVQTSTNYRTDHERKKRKHSESKHSSKHTDRETIRSPSSPNTNKNSTCKDDLKEPLKSPQASHKESSQITTKSISAQTSPDRGSEHQPKKMKYNDSRCSPTLADSEKIQSQPVLKSPNAENISGTSPKDKPTELLVSTQTSEQACTPIPESTTSTQTSSEPEHDFTTSKPIDAIHSPMHIDIDTLVPLSVYKSPTTEKEPNVNRKYVPMTPLEKAYRSERENEYNNWKPSESRRTPTPTTDWDSDTIELPSLLKSPTAVNNSEASTEDSLVAPLKVITGYTSDIDITLSSPLKAEFAKPYPIKQSQDIRKLQMDSSDSSKDTSAPQLKEKKKKKPRNKKNQENPTATNKPATQTKPAAQPKPASQTKPAAQTKSTAQTKSTAQTKQTGIKTKTVTEINRGAFSPKPSAHNIVTSYHSQNAIPCTSKTPTSWRAPIKHKLPLMVPQPIPLSQCLIGQLVPQTTLFESTTGLRSPYNFYNKNN; the protein is encoded by the exons ATGTCGGTTACCTCAAGATCAAGTAGTATTAGTTCGAACAAACGACGAATTGATGAGATCGACGACACGATCGAATACCTAACTAATGAAATCCACAAATGTGATAACTTTGCCCTGAAATCTGATTTTGAATCTTCATTATTAGCTTTGAAATTAAGGAGGGAAAAGGTGAAGGCTCTTGCTGCGGCCGCTAGGACCCAAGTTTTGCTGGCCGACATGGAGGTTCTGATAGCCGAGAGCGACCTTCTTTCTGACGtagaacgtttaaaaaaatataaaaggattAAATTGGATGGCGGGAAAG ATGAACCGCAATCAAGCCAACAAGAATCTCGTAAAAGAACTATGAAGTCCACATCTGTCCAAACTTCAACTAATTACCGAACAGATCATGAGCGCAAGAAAAGAAAGCATAGTGAATCTAAACACTCATCGAAGCACACTGACAGGGAAACAATACGGTCACCATCCAGCCCTAACACCAATAAAAACTCCACATGTAAAGATGATCTTAAGGAACCATTAAAGTCACCTCAAGCAAGCCACAAAGAATCATCCCAAATTACTACGAAGTCAATCTCCGCCCAAACTTCACCTGATCGTGGAAGTGAACATCAGCCCAAGAAAATGAAGTATAATGACTCTAGATGCTCTCCGACACTCGCTGACAGTGAAAAGATACAGTCACAGCCTGTCTTGAAAAGCCCTAATGCTGAAAACATCTCTGGTACCAGCCCTAAAGATAAGCCAACAGAATTATTAGTGTCCACTCAAACAAGTGAACAAGCATGTACACCGATACCAGAGTCTACTACCTCAACCCAAACTTCAAGTGAACCTGAGCATGATTTCACAACATCAAAGCCTATTGACGCAATACACTCTCCGATGCACATTGACATTGATACATTAGTCCCTCTATCTGTTTACAAAAGCCCTACCACTGAAAAAGAGCCCAATGTCAACCGTAAATATGTTCCTATGACACCATTGGAAAAAGCTTATAGAAGTGAGCGAGAGAATGAGTACAATAACTGGAAGCCTAGTGAGTCTAGACGCACACCTACGCCCACGACGGACTGGGACAGCGATACAATAGAGTTACCATCACTCCTTAAAAGTCCCACCGCTGTTAATAACTCCGAAGCCAGCACAGAAGATAGTCTAGTCGCCCCTTTAAAGGTGATTACCGGATACACCTCTGACATTGACATTACACTATCCAGTCCTTTAAAAGCTGAATTCGCTAAACCGTACCCAATTAAACAGTCTCAAGACATCCGGAAGTTGCAAATGGATTCTTCAGACTCAAGCAAAGACACTTCAGCTCCACAACTTAAggaaaaaaagaagaagaaaccGAGGAACAAGAAGAATCAAGAAAATCCTACTGCAACAAACAAACCTGCTACGCAAACTAAACCTGCTGCACAACCTAAACCTGCTTCGCAAACCAAACCTGCTGCTCAGACCAAATCAACTGCACAAACCAAATCGACTGCTCAAACCAAACAAACTGGTATTAAAACGAAGACTGTTACAGAAATCAATAGGGGTGCTTTTAGTCCGAAGCCTAGTGCTCATAACATAGTGACTTCGTATCATTCTCAGAATGCGATACCCTGTACAAGCAAGACACCAACTTCGTGGAGAGCTCCCATCAAACATAAATTGCCGTTGATGGTCCCTCAACCGATACCTTTAAGCCAGTGTCTCATCGGCCAACTCGTACCGCAAACCACTTTATTTGAGTCCACAACTGGTTTGCGGTCACCATACAATTtctataataagaataattaa
- the LOC118278740 gene encoding uncharacterized protein LOC118278740 — translation MISFVGLVVLICAVAINADPQCNVVIKGDITTSVHFNLEPVYLQPSVRDYKVTIPHLAQCTNGESGVKAIICDEDVAPEGKLLDLYTLIVNRRGNLQSVGTVLITVYCI, via the exons ATGATCTCCTTTGTCGGTCTCGTTGTGTTAATCTGCGCGGTCGCTATCAACGCCGATCCGCAATGCAATGTCGTGATAAaag GTGACATAACAACCAGCGTCCACTTTAACTTGGAACCAGTTTATTTGCAACCGTCTGTCCGCGACTACAAAGTCACTATTCCG CATCTTGCACAGTGCACAAACGGAGAATCTGGTGTTAAAGCAATAATCTGCGATGAAGATGTGGCACCCGAGGGCAAACTTTTAGACTTGTACACTTTAATCGTAAATCGTCGTGGTAATCTGCAATCTGTTGGTACTGTTTTAATTACAGTATATTGTATTTAG
- the LOC118278752 gene encoding uncharacterized protein LOC118278752, with protein sequence MISSVGLVVLICAVAVNSLAHPQCNAVGIDEILGSETYTLEPAYLQPSIRDYKVNIPHVPQCTNGEIGVRAIICDDDVAPIGKLVGLNTLFINRRGNLENIGSVSVTVYCRN encoded by the exons ATGATCTCCTCTGTCGGTCTCGTTGTGCTAATCTGCGCGGTCGCTGTCAATTCTCTTGCTCATCCTCAGTGCAATGCCGTGGGAATAG ATGAAATATTAGGCAGTGAAACTTATACCTTGGAACCAGCTTACTTGCAGCCCAGTATCCGTGACTATAAAGTTAACATTCCG CATGTTCCACAATGCACGAACGGAGAAATTGGTGTTAGAGCAATCATCTGCGATGACGATGTGGCACCCATTGGCAAACTTGTCGGCTTGAACACGTTATTTATAAACCGTCGTggtaatttagaaaatattggTTCGGTTTCAGTAACAGTGTACTGTCGGAACTGA